In Fundidesulfovibrio magnetotacticus, the following are encoded in one genomic region:
- a CDS encoding aconitate hydratase, producing the protein MGKNITQKIIASHLVSGKMKAGSEIGLRIDQTLTQDATGTMAWLQFEAIGVPRVKTELSVSYVDHNTLQQGFRNPDDHQFLRTVAAKYGAVFSPPGTGICHQLHLENFAKPGKTLIGSDSHTPTAGGVGSLSMGAGGLSVALAMAGEPYYITMPKVVKVQLEGELTGWATAKDIILHLLGLLTVKGGVGKVFEYAGPGVATLSVPERATITNMGAELGATGSLFPSDAVTKKFLAAMGRPEDYVQLKADPSAAYDEEIVIDLAKLEPLAAKPHMPDRMATIKSLAGLKVNQSAIGSCTNSSYADLKAVALMLKGKRVKPETDLFISPGSKQVLKMLADENLLQIYLDAGARILECTCGPCLGYGGSPMSAGVSARTFNRNFEGRSGTQDAQVYLVSPQTAAMAALNGAFTDPATWGEAPAKPVMPKKVPSIRHLFVFPPEDGSGVEVLRGPNIAPLSRFGRTPDVVEAGVALKVGDDITTDHILPGGTHIMSLRSNIPAISEYLFTNVDKEFVGRIKQMDGGVIVGGENYGQGSSREHAALGPRHLGVKAVIVKSLARIHRANLVNFGILPLLFVDKADYDKVAQGAQVAIPAGKIKPGKAVEAVVDGKLKVKLTNDLTAKELDIILSGGLLNAVGASR; encoded by the coding sequence ATGGGCAAGAACATCACCCAGAAGATCATCGCCTCTCACCTGGTGAGCGGCAAGATGAAGGCCGGTTCCGAGATCGGGCTGCGCATCGACCAGACCCTCACCCAGGACGCCACGGGCACCATGGCCTGGCTTCAGTTCGAGGCCATCGGCGTGCCGCGCGTGAAGACCGAGCTCTCCGTGAGCTACGTGGACCACAACACGCTGCAGCAGGGCTTCCGCAACCCGGACGACCACCAGTTCCTGCGCACGGTGGCGGCCAAGTATGGCGCGGTGTTCTCGCCTCCGGGCACGGGCATCTGCCACCAGCTGCACCTGGAGAACTTCGCCAAGCCCGGCAAGACGCTTATCGGGTCGGACTCCCACACCCCCACCGCGGGCGGCGTGGGCAGCCTCTCCATGGGCGCGGGCGGCCTGTCGGTGGCCCTGGCCATGGCGGGCGAGCCCTACTACATCACCATGCCCAAAGTGGTGAAAGTGCAGCTCGAAGGCGAACTGACCGGCTGGGCCACGGCCAAGGACATCATCCTGCACCTGCTGGGGCTGCTCACGGTGAAGGGCGGCGTGGGCAAGGTGTTCGAGTACGCGGGGCCGGGCGTGGCCACGCTCTCCGTGCCCGAACGCGCCACCATCACCAACATGGGCGCGGAACTGGGGGCCACGGGCTCGCTCTTCCCCTCCGACGCGGTGACCAAGAAATTCCTGGCCGCCATGGGCCGCCCCGAGGACTACGTGCAGCTCAAGGCCGACCCCTCGGCCGCCTACGACGAGGAGATCGTCATCGACCTCGCCAAGCTCGAGCCCCTGGCGGCCAAGCCGCACATGCCCGACCGCATGGCCACCATCAAGAGCCTGGCCGGGCTCAAGGTGAACCAGTCGGCCATCGGCTCGTGCACCAACTCCTCCTACGCCGACCTCAAGGCCGTGGCGCTGATGCTCAAGGGCAAGCGCGTGAAGCCCGAGACCGACCTCTTCATCTCCCCGGGCTCCAAGCAGGTGCTCAAGATGCTGGCCGACGAGAACCTGCTGCAGATCTACCTGGACGCGGGCGCGCGCATCCTGGAGTGCACCTGCGGCCCCTGCCTGGGCTACGGCGGCTCGCCCATGTCCGCAGGCGTGAGCGCGCGCACCTTCAACCGCAACTTCGAAGGCCGCAGCGGCACCCAGGACGCCCAGGTCTACCTGGTGAGCCCCCAGACGGCGGCCATGGCGGCCCTGAACGGCGCGTTCACCGACCCCGCCACCTGGGGCGAGGCCCCGGCCAAGCCGGTGATGCCCAAAAAAGTGCCGTCCATCCGGCATCTCTTCGTGTTCCCGCCCGAGGACGGCTCCGGAGTGGAGGTGCTGCGCGGCCCCAACATCGCGCCCCTTTCGCGCTTCGGGCGCACCCCGGACGTGGTGGAAGCGGGCGTGGCCCTCAAAGTGGGCGACGACATCACCACCGACCACATCCTGCCCGGCGGCACGCACATCATGAGCCTGCGCTCCAACATCCCAGCCATCTCGGAGTACCTGTTCACCAACGTGGACAAGGAGTTCGTGGGCCGCATCAAGCAGATGGACGGCGGCGTGATCGTGGGCGGCGAAAACTACGGGCAGGGCTCCTCCCGCGAGCACGCGGCCCTGGGGCCCCGCCATCTGGGCGTGAAGGCCGTGATCGTCAAGAGCCTGGCGCGCATCCACCGGGCAAACCTGGTGAACTTCGGCATCCTTCCGCTGCTCTTCGTGGACAAGGCCGATTACGACAAGGTGGCCCAGGGCGCGCAGGTGGCCATTCCCGCCGGGAAGATCAAGCCCGGCAAGGCCGTGGAGGCCGTGGTGGACGGCAAGCTCAAGGTGAAGCTCACAAATGATTTGACCGCCAAGGAACTGGACATTATTTTGTCCGGCGGCCTGCTCAACGCCGTGGGCGCGAGCCGCTAG
- a CDS encoding STAS domain-containing protein: protein MLIDTREKNGVTLALINTRRIEARIADPLAAGLLEAIGKARGVVLDFAQVGFIDSTGMKALMTVLLHCRKSETPCALMGVSEDIMSVFVITRLNRLLPITGSEDEAVDKVRELLAQARERREGTAAATEASCPVPGAPEQGKAGG from the coding sequence ATGCTCATCGACACCCGCGAAAAAAACGGCGTGACACTGGCGCTCATCAACACCAGGCGCATCGAGGCGCGCATCGCCGATCCCCTCGCGGCGGGACTGCTGGAGGCCATCGGCAAGGCGCGGGGCGTCGTGCTGGATTTCGCTCAGGTGGGGTTCATCGACTCCACGGGCATGAAGGCGCTCATGACGGTGCTCCTGCACTGCCGCAAATCCGAGACGCCCTGCGCGCTCATGGGGGTCTCGGAGGACATCATGAGCGTTTTCGTGATCACGCGGCTCAACCGCCTGCTGCCCATCACGGGGAGCGAGGACGAGGCGGTGGACAAGGTGCGCGAACTGCTTGCGCAGGCCCGGGAGCGCAGGGAAGGGACGGCGGCGGCCACGGAGGCCAGCTGCCCCGTGCCCGGCGCACCGGAACAGGGCAAGGCCGGGGGATGA
- the phnD gene encoding phosphate/phosphite/phosphonate ABC transporter substrate-binding protein: MKHILFALATLAWFLAPSHGHAADELVFGLIGTERHETLLKSFAPLSEALARCLGIPVRVTVHQDYAGAIWDMRSGRTHFAWMGNKAALEAVDSAGAEVGLMALSRNDGAGYFSHLIVRKDSGLISPQDVLARAADLTLALGDPNSTSGSLVPGYYLFATRNLDPETLFKRTIRAQHEENFLAVAQGRADVAATNSVDLQRFKSRYPSEWAGIRIIWTSPRIPSDPIVWKSSLPDPLKKAIRECFISFGKPAPGKGRAELQAEADTLADLQWTGFVPSDNSQLAPVRRIELYRRMRTLEADDTMPADVRTARIKAIDEALLLLGAPEDVPAP, translated from the coding sequence ATGAAGCACATTCTCTTCGCCCTGGCGACACTCGCCTGGTTCCTCGCGCCATCGCATGGCCATGCCGCCGACGAGCTCGTCTTCGGACTGATCGGTACGGAAAGGCACGAGACCCTCCTCAAAAGCTTCGCCCCGCTGAGCGAGGCCCTCGCCAGATGCCTGGGCATTCCCGTGCGCGTCACCGTGCACCAGGACTACGCCGGCGCCATCTGGGACATGCGCTCGGGCCGGACGCACTTCGCCTGGATGGGCAACAAGGCCGCGCTGGAGGCCGTGGACAGCGCAGGGGCCGAGGTGGGCCTCATGGCCCTCTCCCGGAACGACGGGGCGGGCTATTTCTCCCACCTCATCGTCCGCAAGGACTCCGGGCTCATCTCCCCGCAGGACGTTCTCGCCCGGGCCGCCGACCTGACCCTCGCCCTGGGCGACCCAAACTCGACTTCCGGCTCCCTCGTGCCCGGCTATTACCTTTTCGCGACACGCAACCTGGACCCGGAGACGCTCTTCAAGCGCACCATCCGCGCCCAGCACGAGGAAAACTTCCTGGCCGTCGCCCAGGGCAGGGCCGACGTGGCCGCCACGAACTCCGTGGACCTTCAGCGTTTCAAAAGCCGCTACCCTTCGGAATGGGCCGGAATCCGCATAATCTGGACATCTCCCCGCATCCCTTCCGATCCGATCGTCTGGAAATCCTCCCTGCCCGACCCCCTCAAGAAAGCCATCCGGGAGTGCTTCATCTCCTTCGGGAAACCCGCGCCCGGCAAGGGACGCGCGGAACTGCAAGCGGAAGCCGACACCCTGGCCGACCTCCAATGGACCGGATTCGTCCCCTCGGACAACAGCCAGCTCGCCCCCGTACGCCGGATCGAACTCTACCGGCGCATGCGCACGCTCGAGGCGGACGACACCATGCCAGCCGACGTGCGCACGGCAAGAATCAAAGCCATCGACGAGGCGTTGCTGTTGCTGGGCGCTCCCGAAGACGTCCCGGCCCCATGA
- a CDS encoding putative bifunctional diguanylate cyclase/phosphodiesterase, with protein MNGAFDRIFPARALQTGFRRLPGLVLKVLLPVLLTWLISSLALFAIFSRQAERQGYDDLRARLEAYASDKANELSSPLWNFQHDLVARLMQSYRHNDDLLVVSLHDAAGKLLHEALGTGPPPKGNIFETKREIVHKNADRAETLGTLTVVFHDGRLLNSLAEYRARDALNLGLVLAVLALSLWWTVHRIVGRPLARLEKSLLRNAREPSREPIVWAGQDELARVAAAYNGLLEEVDRRTGELVEANAALAGEIVRRNQAEEKLLLAAKVFEVAVEGVAVTDVGGVIRSVNSSFERITGYRQDEAVGRRLDILGSGRHTPAFFAGILLSLRRHGAWEGEIWNRRKNGEVYPQRTTASAVLDAAGRISHYVCVFQDITEAKRQQQAMERMAFHDTLTGLPNRANLDERLRQTLGHAARHGGAFSLLFLDLDNFKAVNDSLGHDVGDALLAILAARLRNVLRAEDTLARQGGDEFIILAPDADTPDKAANLAQRVASAMRKSVPLQGYDIPCSASVGIAMYPQDGVTPQDLIKHADMAMYRAKSQGGGASRFFATGMDLQARKRLSLETRLHKALERDEFSLQYQPVLQADTMTVSGAEALLRWNCGGQSIPPAEFIPVAESNNAIIPIGAWVLERASLQAAALARGPRTPFTLSVNVSARQFHHEGFLNDVTAAAERLAGTNTRLHLELTESALIIDPDAATRTIHLLKEMGVGIVLDDFGTGYSSLKHLLDLPIDGFKIDRGFVSAIHSCARSRAIITALVNLSLGLSVSVVAEGVENTGQLDFLRGTGCPEFQGFLAWPALPLESFPAPGSTPRNAAG; from the coding sequence ATGAACGGAGCGTTTGATCGCATCTTCCCTGCGCGCGCGCTTCAGACCGGGTTCAGACGTCTCCCCGGCCTGGTCCTCAAGGTGCTTCTGCCCGTCCTGCTGACCTGGCTGATCAGTTCCCTGGCCCTCTTCGCCATCTTCTCCAGGCAGGCCGAACGCCAGGGCTACGACGACCTGCGCGCCAGGCTCGAAGCCTACGCCTCCGACAAGGCGAACGAACTCTCCAGCCCCCTGTGGAACTTCCAGCACGATCTCGTGGCCAGGCTCATGCAGAGCTACCGGCACAACGACGACCTGCTCGTCGTCAGCCTGCACGACGCTGCCGGGAAGCTCCTCCACGAAGCGCTCGGGACCGGCCCGCCGCCGAAGGGCAACATCTTCGAGACCAAAAGGGAGATCGTCCACAAGAACGCGGACCGCGCCGAAACGTTGGGAACGCTCACCGTGGTCTTTCACGACGGCAGGCTCCTGAACTCCCTGGCCGAATACCGCGCACGGGACGCGTTGAACCTGGGCCTCGTGCTGGCCGTGCTCGCCCTTTCCCTCTGGTGGACGGTGCACCGCATCGTGGGCAGACCCCTGGCGCGCCTGGAGAAGTCGCTCCTGCGCAACGCGCGCGAACCCAGTCGCGAGCCCATCGTCTGGGCCGGGCAGGACGAACTGGCCCGCGTGGCCGCCGCGTACAACGGACTCCTGGAGGAGGTGGACCGCAGGACCGGCGAACTGGTGGAAGCCAACGCCGCTCTCGCCGGGGAAATAGTCCGGCGCAACCAGGCGGAGGAGAAACTCCTGCTCGCAGCCAAGGTCTTCGAGGTCGCCGTCGAGGGCGTGGCCGTCACCGACGTCGGCGGCGTCATCCGCTCCGTCAATTCCAGCTTCGAGCGCATCACGGGATACCGGCAGGACGAGGCCGTGGGCCGCCGCCTGGACATCCTCGGGTCTGGCCGACACACGCCCGCCTTTTTCGCGGGCATCCTCTTGAGCCTGCGCAGGCATGGCGCCTGGGAGGGCGAAATCTGGAACAGGCGCAAGAACGGCGAGGTGTACCCCCAGCGGACCACCGCCAGCGCCGTGCTCGACGCGGCCGGGCGCATATCGCACTACGTCTGCGTTTTCCAGGACATCACCGAGGCGAAACGCCAGCAGCAGGCCATGGAGCGCATGGCCTTCCACGACACCCTCACCGGGCTGCCCAACCGCGCCAACCTCGACGAGCGGCTGCGCCAGACCCTGGGCCACGCGGCACGGCACGGGGGGGCCTTTTCACTGCTGTTTCTGGACCTGGACAACTTCAAGGCCGTCAACGACAGCCTCGGGCACGACGTGGGGGACGCCCTGCTCGCCATCCTCGCCGCCCGCCTGCGCAACGTGCTGCGCGCCGAGGACACCCTCGCCCGGCAGGGTGGGGATGAATTCATCATTCTCGCACCGGACGCCGACACGCCGGACAAGGCCGCCAACCTCGCCCAGCGCGTCGCCAGCGCCATGCGCAAGAGCGTCCCGCTGCAAGGCTACGACATTCCCTGCTCCGCCAGCGTCGGCATCGCCATGTACCCCCAGGACGGCGTGACGCCCCAGGACCTGATCAAACACGCCGACATGGCCATGTACCGCGCGAAAAGCCAGGGCGGCGGCGCCAGCAGGTTTTTCGCCACCGGCATGGACCTCCAGGCGCGAAAACGCCTCTCCCTGGAGACGAGGCTCCACAAGGCCCTGGAACGCGACGAGTTCAGCCTGCAATACCAACCCGTGCTCCAGGCCGACACCATGACCGTCTCGGGCGCGGAAGCGCTGCTGCGCTGGAATTGCGGGGGGCAATCCATACCGCCCGCCGAGTTCATCCCCGTCGCCGAGAGCAACAACGCCATCATCCCCATCGGCGCATGGGTTCTCGAGAGAGCATCCCTGCAGGCGGCCGCGCTCGCCCGGGGGCCTCGCACCCCCTTCACGCTCTCGGTCAACGTGTCCGCGCGGCAGTTCCACCATGAAGGGTTCCTCAACGACGTCACCGCTGCCGCCGAACGGCTCGCGGGCACAAACACCAGGCTTCATCTTGAGCTCACCGAGTCGGCGCTCATCATCGACCCCGATGCCGCCACGCGCACCATCCACCTGCTCAAGGAAATGGGCGTCGGAATCGTCCTCGACGACTTCGGCACGGGCTACTCCTCGCTGAAGCACCTCCTGGACCTGCCCATCGACGGGTTCAAGATCGACCGCGGTTTCGTCAGCGCCATCCACTCCTGCGCTCGAAGCCGCGCCATCATAACGGCCCTGGTCAACCTGAGCCTGGGCCTGAGCGTTTCCGTGGTGGCCGAAGGAGTGGAAAACACGGGCCAGCTGGACTTTCTGCGCGGCACGGGCTGCCCGGAATTCCAGGGGTTCCTGGCCTGGCCCGCCTTGCCCCTCGAAAGCTTTCCCGCGCCCGGCTCTACCCCCCGAAACGCAGCCGGTTGA
- the sat gene encoding sulfate adenylyltransferase: MSRLVPPHGGKGLTICLLEGAERAEALKKAATLKKVVISPREKGDLIMMGIGGFSPITYFMGKADWKSVCEKMTLTDGTFWPVPVTCSVSAEDAAAINVGQEIALESVEGEMMAIMTVTEKYTLTEDEKKWECYQVFKGAGPDSADDVFWETALKDHPGVQMVMGQKPVSLAGPVKVLSEAEYPTKYKGVYKRPAELRAEMDAKGWGKVAALQLRNPMHRSHEFLAKIAVEVCDGVVIHSLIGNLKPGDIPAEVRVRAIDTLVEHYFVKDHVIQAGYPLDMRYAGPREGLLHATFRQNFGINQMIIGRDHAGVGDFYGMFEAQEIFKRIPYATPEAACAVEPGKALLCENMNIDWTFYCFKCDGMASLRTCPHAKEDRVILSGTKLRKMLSEGEAIPDHFGRDECLAILREYYEGLTEKVEVKMQRAASGEHAAQKK; encoded by the coding sequence ATGTCCAGACTGGTTCCCCCGCATGGCGGCAAAGGCCTCACCATCTGTCTGCTGGAAGGCGCCGAGCGCGCCGAGGCCCTCAAGAAGGCTGCCACGCTGAAGAAAGTCGTGATCTCCCCCCGTGAAAAGGGCGACCTGATCATGATGGGCATCGGCGGCTTCTCGCCCATCACCTACTTCATGGGCAAGGCCGACTGGAAGAGCGTCTGCGAAAAGATGACCCTCACCGACGGCACCTTCTGGCCCGTTCCCGTCACCTGCTCCGTGTCCGCCGAAGACGCCGCCGCCATCAACGTGGGCCAGGAAATCGCCCTGGAGTCCGTTGAAGGCGAAATGATGGCCATCATGACCGTCACCGAAAAGTACACCCTCACCGAAGACGAGAAGAAGTGGGAGTGCTACCAGGTGTTCAAGGGCGCCGGCCCCGACTCTGCCGACGACGTCTTCTGGGAGACCGCCCTGAAGGATCACCCCGGCGTCCAGATGGTCATGGGCCAGAAGCCCGTGTCCCTGGCCGGCCCCGTGAAGGTGCTCTCCGAGGCCGAGTACCCCACCAAGTACAAGGGCGTCTACAAGCGTCCCGCCGAGCTGCGCGCCGAAATGGACGCCAAGGGCTGGGGCAAGGTCGCCGCTCTGCAGCTGCGCAACCCCATGCACCGCTCCCACGAGTTCCTGGCCAAGATCGCCGTGGAAGTCTGTGACGGCGTGGTCATCCACTCCCTCATCGGCAACCTGAAGCCCGGCGACATCCCGGCCGAAGTGCGTGTGCGCGCCATCGACACCCTGGTCGAGCACTACTTCGTGAAGGACCACGTGATCCAGGCCGGCTACCCCCTGGACATGCGTTACGCCGGTCCCCGCGAAGGCCTGCTGCACGCCACCTTCCGCCAGAACTTCGGCATCAACCAGATGATCATCGGCCGTGACCACGCCGGCGTCGGCGACTTCTACGGCATGTTCGAGGCCCAGGAGATCTTCAAGCGCATCCCCTACGCGACCCCCGAGGCCGCTTGCGCCGTCGAGCCCGGCAAGGCCCTGCTCTGCGAAAACATGAACATCGACTGGACCTTCTACTGCTTCAAGTGCGACGGCATGGCCTCCCTGCGCACCTGCCCCCACGCCAAGGAAGACCGCGTCATCCTGTCCGGCACCAAGCTGCGCAAGATGCTCTCCGAAGGCGAAGCCATCCCCGACCACTTCGGCCGCGACGAGTGCCTCGCCATCCTGCGCGAGTACTACGAAGGCCTGACCGAGAAGGTCGAAGTGAAGATGCAGCGCGCCGCCTCCGGCGAGCACGCCGCCCAGAAGAAGTAG
- a CDS encoding metallophosphoesterase family protein, with protein sequence MRLAVISDTHLEAPSDWFRRWFDSHLRDADALIHCGDITGPAMLEFLETSHPNFHAVAGNCCDWRVAQELPAMLRLNLAGRTVGVTHGWGERTTLPARLPEAFGPGFDLILFGHLHRQMELRFGDTLVVNPGCLCAETPRMAYVDLGEEGVAVRFVR encoded by the coding sequence ATGCGGCTCGCCGTCATTTCCGACACGCACCTGGAAGCCCCCAGCGACTGGTTCCGCCGCTGGTTCGACAGCCACCTGCGCGACGCCGACGCCCTCATCCACTGCGGCGACATCACCGGCCCGGCCATGCTGGAATTCCTGGAGACCAGCCATCCCAACTTCCACGCCGTGGCGGGCAACTGCTGCGACTGGCGCGTGGCCCAGGAACTGCCCGCCATGCTCCGGCTCAACCTGGCCGGGCGCACGGTGGGCGTCACCCACGGCTGGGGCGAGCGGACCACCCTGCCCGCGCGCCTCCCCGAGGCCTTCGGGCCGGGCTTCGACCTGATTCTCTTCGGCCACCTGCACCGCCAGATGGAGCTGCGCTTCGGCGACACCCTGGTGGTGAACCCCGGGTGCCTCTGCGCTGAAACACCGCGCATGGCCTACGTGGACCTTGGCGAAGAGGGCGTCGCCGTGCGCTTCGTGCGCTAG
- a CDS encoding peptidylprolyl isomerase, producing MLDFLRQHSQSWVIKVIFGLIIAVFVFFGVYTFQAKQPGGGVLAYVGDTPILTKEFFEEYEGFVRQVQAQNPGMGKDDLERLGFKRQVFSQMVLRQLLFNQAGVLGVNVSPAELQAEIARVPAFQNDQGKFDYDLYKEKLKSIGVNPEMFEAEQRRDLLLEKMMVYVTQPVYVAEPEIRALYNFSQEKAVLDYLAFPAKDFAAQVTVTPEQVKAAYEATREKYKRPAEVKIEYVEITPASLADPKAVTVEEVKAYYDANPDKFKHPEMVKANHLLVLLAPDAPEAQVKAAEKRLLDLAARLKKGEAFDKVLAVKGDPAVNGDDLGWFPKGAMVPEFEQAAFALKKGDISGLVRTQFGLHVIQVMDKKAEGVTSLEEASDDIRRELAEDKAAETIGKTVDAMLEELIGGAAPSKLAQAKGLEAKTSEFFNRQRPPLDLNLSTESLNALFAQQAGKAVPQALAAGEGYVLAKVLEAKPENIPPLDEVADAVKADLVEQEALKLAEAKAKETAALLATPEGQAKVADQYKSAFSTTPPFPRSGPAQGLGQSTAILEAAFTAKEPGWLPGTYAVPGAFVIAKLKDRAAPPDADWQRDKAKVMNQALSFQREQLLRAYLAYLNEKTPEKIVAPEILGPVGIQGGGMKVGG from the coding sequence ATGTTGGATTTTCTCCGGCAGCATTCGCAATCGTGGGTCATCAAGGTCATTTTCGGCCTGATCATCGCCGTGTTCGTCTTCTTCGGCGTCTACACCTTCCAGGCCAAACAGCCCGGAGGCGGCGTGCTGGCCTACGTGGGCGACACACCCATCCTGACCAAGGAATTTTTCGAAGAATACGAGGGCTTCGTGCGCCAGGTGCAGGCCCAGAATCCGGGCATGGGCAAGGATGACCTGGAACGCCTGGGCTTCAAGCGCCAGGTGTTTTCGCAGATGGTGCTCCGCCAGCTCCTGTTCAATCAGGCCGGCGTGCTGGGCGTGAACGTCTCGCCCGCGGAGCTCCAGGCCGAAATCGCCCGCGTGCCCGCCTTCCAGAACGACCAGGGCAAATTCGACTACGATCTCTATAAAGAGAAGCTCAAGTCCATCGGCGTCAACCCCGAGATGTTCGAGGCCGAACAGCGCCGCGATCTGCTCCTCGAAAAGATGATGGTCTACGTGACCCAGCCCGTCTACGTGGCCGAACCCGAGATCCGCGCGCTCTACAACTTCAGCCAGGAAAAGGCCGTGCTCGACTACTTGGCCTTCCCGGCCAAGGACTTCGCCGCCCAGGTGACCGTCACCCCCGAGCAGGTGAAGGCGGCCTACGAGGCCACCCGTGAAAAGTACAAGCGCCCCGCCGAGGTGAAGATCGAATACGTGGAGATCACCCCCGCGTCCCTGGCAGACCCCAAGGCCGTCACCGTCGAAGAAGTGAAAGCCTACTACGACGCCAACCCCGACAAGTTCAAACACCCAGAGATGGTCAAGGCCAACCACCTCCTCGTGCTCCTGGCCCCGGACGCCCCCGAAGCCCAAGTCAAAGCCGCCGAAAAACGCCTGCTCGACCTGGCCGCCCGGCTCAAGAAGGGCGAAGCCTTCGACAAGGTGCTCGCCGTGAAGGGCGACCCCGCCGTCAACGGCGACGACCTGGGCTGGTTCCCCAAAGGCGCCATGGTGCCCGAATTCGAACAGGCCGCCTTCGCCCTCAAGAAGGGCGACATCTCCGGCCTCGTGCGCACCCAGTTCGGCCTGCACGTCATCCAGGTCATGGACAAGAAGGCCGAAGGCGTCACTTCCCTCGAGGAAGCCTCCGACGACATCCGCCGCGAACTCGCCGAGGACAAGGCCGCTGAAACCATCGGCAAGACCGTGGACGCCATGCTCGAAGAGCTCATCGGCGGCGCCGCCCCCTCCAAACTGGCCCAGGCCAAGGGACTCGAGGCCAAAACCTCCGAGTTCTTCAACCGCCAGCGCCCACCCCTGGACCTGAACCTCTCCACCGAATCGCTCAACGCCCTCTTCGCCCAGCAGGCCGGAAAGGCCGTGCCCCAGGCCCTGGCCGCCGGCGAAGGCTACGTGCTCGCCAAGGTGCTGGAAGCCAAGCCCGAGAACATCCCGCCCCTGGATGAAGTGGCCGACGCCGTGAAGGCCGACCTCGTGGAGCAGGAAGCCCTCAAGCTGGCCGAAGCCAAGGCCAAGGAAACCGCCGCCCTGCTGGCCACCCCCGAAGGACAGGCCAAGGTGGCCGACCAGTACAAGAGCGCCTTCTCCACCACCCCCCCCTTCCCGCGCTCCGGCCCGGCCCAGGGCCTGGGACAGTCCACCGCCATCCTCGAAGCCGCCTTCACCGCCAAGGAACCCGGCTGGCTGCCCGGAACCTACGCCGTGCCCGGCGCTTTCGTGATCGCCAAACTCAAGGATCGCGCCGCCCCCCCGGACGCCGACTGGCAGCGCGACAAGGCCAAGGTCATGAACCAGGCCCTCTCCTTCCAGCGCGAACAGCTCCTGCGCGCCTACCTGGCCTATCTTAACGAGAAGACCCCCGAAAAGATCGTCGCCCCCGAAATCCTCGGCCCCGTGGGTATCCAGGGCGGCGGCATGAAAGTCGGCGGCTGA